ATGGACTTCCACGAGATCACCGCCGTGCCCGACGGGCGTGGCTGGGTCTTCGTCGTCCACGAACCCAAGGGCCGCTTCGGACGTCTCGATCTACTGACTGCCGACGGCGATCGACGCACGCTGCTCGAACTCGAGAACGACATCTACGACGTCGCCGTCGACCCTGCCGGTTACCTCGTGGTGCAGCAGGCGGGCACCAACGCGGGAATCTGGGCCGCTCCCTTCGACCTCGGAACGCTCGAGCTCACGGGCCGCCTGGCCCTGTTCGCCGCGGGGGGGTCGCGCGCGACCGTTTCGTCCAACGGCACCCTCGTCTACACGCAGAGCGGCGGCGACCTCGAGGGCGAGCTGGTCTGGCTGGACGCACAGGGCAACGAACTGCGGGTGCTCACGACGGTAGCGACGGAGCGACCCTTCCCGCGCCTCTCGGCGGACGGCGGAGAGTTCGTCCTGCCCGTCACCACCGATCGCGGCCGCGATCTCTGGACCTTCGACGCCGACTCCGGAACCGGCCGGCTCCTGCAGCAGACCGAAGCGCTCGAGGACTTCGCCACCTACGCCGAGAGCGGCGATCGGATCTACACCTACGGTCCCACCGACCGCGGCTTCATGATGTCGCGTCTCTCGCCACGGTCGTCCGAACCGGCCGAGGAGCTCACCATCGGCGTGCTCCCCGTCGCGCGCGAGGACCTCGGTCTGCTGTTCCATTCGCGTCCCCGTCCCGGTGGCTTCTTCTTCGAGATCTGCGTGCTCCCGCTCGACGAGCTCGATGCCGAACCGCGCGTCCTCGTCGCCACCGACGACGTCAACTGGGGTGCGGCGCCCTCACCCGATGGACGCTACCTCGCCTACAGCTCGAACGAATCGGGCTCCTATCAGGTCTACCTGACCGACCTACCGAACGCCGACAGCCGCTGGCAGGTGTCGGTCGAAGGCGGCCACTGGCCCCAGTGGAGCGCCGACGGAAAGGCCCTGTACTTCGCACTCGACGACGGCGTCTACCGCGCCTCGTTCGACGGCGACGACGGAGTGCGCGTGGGTCCGCCCGAGGTCCTCTTCGAGTATCCGACCCTGCCTTGGGCTCCGGCCTGGTCGAGCGGCTTCGCGGTCGACGGTTCGGGCGAGCGCTTTCTCGTGGTGCGCAACCCGCGACCCGAGGAGACGGACGCAGTGCGGGTCGTGGTCGTGGAGAACTGGGCAGCGGAGTTCGAGGCGGGGCGGTAGGGGGCAGGGGCTCAAATGTCTGCAGTACTACGGACTCGAGCGCTTCCTCTATCGTCTCTCCCGAGCGCTACACGGAGGACTTCGAGTTCACGAAAACGAGCACCGTCGTTCGACTCTTCTCGATCGGAGTCCGCTTCGTGTCGCGTTCCGAGGCGAAGCGCCTGCTCCACGGCCTCGACCGCTTCCGCGAGGTCGTTCTCGACTTCCGCGGTGTCGAAGGAGTCGGGCAGGGCTTCGCCGACGAGGTGTTCCGCGTATGGGCGCACGCGCATCCGCAGACGACGTTGATCCCGGTGCACATGAATCGGGCCGTGGAGTTCATGGTGCGCAGAGCGCTGTAGGTGCACTCAGACCCCGACCCTCTCCCAGGCCACCCCCTCCCGACCGAAGTGCCCGCCGCTGGCGACGGACTCGAAGCCCGGGACGTCGAGTCCCAGCCGTTCCACGATCGCCGCCGGCCGGAAGTCGAACTCCTTCTCGATCAGGCGCATCGCTCTGGCGGGTGGGCCCGTCCGGAAGGTCTCGACGGCGATCGACACCGGGCGGGAAACGCCGATCGCGTAGGCGGCCTGCACCTCGCAGCGTCGAGCGAGGCCGTGATCGACGACGGTCCGTGCGGCCAGCCGTGCCATGTACGCCGCCGAGCGATCGACCTTCGACGCGTCCTTCCCGCTGAACGCGCCGCCACCGTGACGGGCCAGACCGCCGTAGGTGTCGACCATGATCTTACGGCCGGTGAGACCGGCGTCGGCGGCCGGGCCGCCCAGCGTGAACAGACCCTTCGCGTTGACGCGGACGATCAAGCCGTCGCGATACCAGATTCCCAGTTCCTGAGGCAGCACGACGTCCTTCACGTACTGTTCGAAGGTCTCCCGCTCGCAGTCGTCTGAGTGCTGGACGGCCACGACCACGGACTCGACGCGCACAGGATCGTCGCCTTCGTAGAGCACCGACACCTGGGCCTTTCCGTCCGGCCGCAACCATCGCGGGTCTCCTGCCGCACGATCGCGATCCAGCCTGCGGGTGATCCGATGCGCCAGGGCCAGCGGGAGCGGCAAGCGTTCCGGAGACTCCGACGTCGCATAGCCGAACATCATGCCCTGGTCGCCCGCGCCTTGATCCATCGGGTCCTGCCCTGCGGGCGTCACCAGGTGGTCGATCTCGTGCGACTGCTGGAAGACGATCGGCCGGACCTCGACTCCGTTCGCATGGAAGGGATCGTGGGGATCGCGGTAGCCGATGCGATGGAGGACGTCGCGGACCACGCGCGCCGGGTGGACCTCGGCCTGGCTGGTGATCTCGCCGGCGATCACGACCTGGTCGTGTTTGACCAGCGTCTCGACGGCGACGCGGGCCTGCGAGTCGCCGCGCAGGTGAGCGTCGAGGATCGCGTCCGAGATCTGATCGGCCACCTTGTCCGGATGACCCGCCGTGACGGATTCACTGGTGTAGATCCTACGAGTCTTCGCCATGACGATCCTCCTCGGAGACGTTCTTCCAGGCCGGGGCGGTTCGGTCGAGCACCGCGAAGCATTCCGACAGGCGCACGAGCGCACTCCGGTATTGCTCGCGCGCCAGCTCGAGATCGCGGGCCAGCGGAATGGAGAAGCCGTTGTAATCCTCGACGCGTACGTCGGGACATGCGTGACGGCCGAGCTCGAGGAGCAGGAAGGCCTCGCGTGGCGGGCGGTCGACTCCGTTCTCGTAGGCCTCGACCAGAACCGGGTAGAGGTCACCGAAGATCTCCCGGAGCGTCGCGTCGTCGAGCCCGTCGAGTCGATCCGGATCGCACTTCGACATGGGCGGGTCGGACAGATCGATCCTCCGGTGGAAGAGACCGCCCTCGACGACGGGACCCAGACTGTGGGCACATCCGATTCCGCACTCGACGGAGTCCAGACCGCAGCCGTCGAAGGGGCACTCGTAGGCCCCGCAGTAGCTGCAGCTGTAGAGCTTGTCGGCCACCGTGGCGAACGTCGGCTCGTCGCACATCGGACAGACGAGTTCGCCGACGTGAGCCCGCACCGATTCCCCGACGTCCTCGATGCGGCGGGACCACTCCTCTTCGAGCTCCTCGCCCGCCGCGAGGACGGCGTCGCC
This window of the Candidatus Krumholzibacteriia bacterium genome carries:
- a CDS encoding STAS-like domain-containing protein yields the protein MSRSEAKRLLHGLDRFREVVLDFRGVEGVGQGFADEVFRVWAHAHPQTTLIPVHMNRAVEFMVRRAL
- the metK gene encoding methionine adenosyltransferase codes for the protein MAKTRRIYTSESVTAGHPDKVADQISDAILDAHLRGDSQARVAVETLVKHDQVVIAGEITSQAEVHPARVVRDVLHRIGYRDPHDPFHANGVEVRPIVFQQSHEIDHLVTPAGQDPMDQGAGDQGMMFGYATSESPERLPLPLALAHRITRRLDRDRAAGDPRWLRPDGKAQVSVLYEGDDPVRVESVVVAVQHSDDCERETFEQYVKDVVLPQELGIWYRDGLIVRVNAKGLFTLGGPAADAGLTGRKIMVDTYGGLARHGGGAFSGKDASKVDRSAAYMARLAARTVVDHGLARRCEVQAAYAIGVSRPVSIAVETFRTGPPARAMRLIEKEFDFRPAAIVERLGLDVPGFESVASGGHFGREGVAWERVGV